In Myxococcus stipitatus, the following are encoded in one genomic region:
- a CDS encoding cation:proton antiporter, translating to MHANALTLLLVQLIVIIGVSRLIGRGTRWLGQPLVIAEVVAGIVLGPSLLGWLAPDVMHALFPANSMPALTMLSQVGLVLFMFLIGLELDPRLLKGRGHASVAISHTSIVVPFALGAAAAALWLYKDLSDPSVPFSSFVLFMGVSMSITAFPVLARILTERGLLQSRVGAIAITCAAVDDVTAWCLLAFVVSIVRASDLMQAGITTLLAMGYIAFMLLAVRPFLARLGARVASREGLTQNVVAGTLLLLLASAWATELIGIHALFGAFLFGAVIPKEGGLAEALAEKLEDVAVVLLLPVFFAFSGLRTQIGLLNTPEAWLTCGVIILLACVGKFGGSAVAARLTGMRWREAGAVGVLMNTRGLMELIVLNLGLDLGVISPTLFTMMVLMALVTTFMTTPLLRWFYPTEELALDRVTLDPPPAQGSAAPYSMLMCISHQQAGPGMASLAKALSAGPETSQLHALHLVHPERVSLRGTEAEALAPEVEPEGDGVLAPLLGRAAKLGLSVRPLSFVSTEPAQDICRTAQAKRADLVLLGWHKPLFSQTVLGGTVHEVMSAASGTVAVLVDRGLADVKRVLVPFIGSRHDRAALKLARRLMKHAGAEITVLHVTSREGNNARAQVEELFPSAEGPGVRLKVVRSETPEDAALEEVRQGGYDLVVVGMGVQWGLEDRLFGLHRERIVRDAPGSLLVVHEPEPVVEAVSATEAEPVAPAVATRS from the coding sequence ATGCACGCCAATGCGCTCACGCTGCTGCTGGTGCAGCTCATCGTCATTATCGGCGTGTCTCGGCTGATAGGACGTGGGACGCGTTGGCTGGGGCAACCGCTGGTCATCGCGGAGGTGGTGGCGGGCATCGTGCTTGGCCCGTCGCTGCTGGGGTGGCTGGCGCCGGACGTGATGCATGCGCTGTTCCCCGCGAACTCGATGCCGGCGCTGACGATGCTCAGCCAGGTGGGGCTGGTGCTCTTCATGTTCCTCATCGGGTTGGAGCTGGACCCGAGGCTCTTGAAGGGGCGCGGCCACGCGTCGGTGGCCATCAGCCACACGAGCATCGTGGTGCCCTTCGCGCTGGGCGCGGCGGCGGCGGCGCTCTGGCTCTACAAGGACTTGTCGGACCCGAGCGTTCCGTTCTCCTCGTTCGTGCTCTTCATGGGCGTGTCGATGAGCATCACCGCGTTCCCGGTGCTCGCGCGCATCCTCACGGAGCGGGGGCTGTTGCAGTCGCGCGTGGGCGCCATCGCGATTACGTGCGCGGCGGTGGATGACGTCACGGCGTGGTGTCTGCTGGCCTTCGTGGTGTCCATCGTCCGGGCCTCGGACCTGATGCAGGCGGGCATCACCACGCTGCTCGCCATGGGCTACATCGCCTTCATGCTGCTGGCGGTGCGGCCGTTCCTCGCGCGGCTGGGCGCCCGCGTGGCGAGCCGCGAGGGCCTGACGCAGAACGTGGTGGCCGGCACGCTGCTCTTGCTGCTCGCGTCCGCGTGGGCGACGGAGCTCATCGGCATCCACGCCCTCTTCGGGGCCTTCCTCTTCGGCGCGGTCATCCCCAAGGAGGGCGGGCTCGCCGAGGCGCTGGCGGAGAAGCTGGAGGACGTGGCGGTGGTGTTGCTCCTGCCCGTGTTCTTCGCCTTCAGCGGCCTGCGCACGCAGATTGGCCTGCTCAACACGCCCGAGGCGTGGCTGACGTGCGGGGTCATCATCCTGCTGGCATGCGTGGGCAAGTTCGGCGGCAGCGCGGTGGCGGCGCGGCTGACGGGCATGCGCTGGCGCGAGGCGGGCGCCGTGGGTGTCCTGATGAACACGCGCGGGTTGATGGAGCTCATCGTCCTCAACCTGGGCCTGGACCTGGGCGTCATCTCGCCCACGCTCTTCACGATGATGGTGCTGATGGCGCTGGTGACGACGTTCATGACCACGCCGCTCCTGCGGTGGTTCTATCCGACGGAGGAGCTGGCGCTGGACCGGGTGACGTTGGATCCTCCGCCCGCGCAGGGCTCGGCGGCGCCCTACTCGATGCTGATGTGCATCTCCCACCAGCAGGCGGGGCCGGGCATGGCCAGCCTGGCCAAGGCGCTGTCGGCGGGGCCGGAGACCTCGCAGCTCCACGCCCTGCACCTGGTGCATCCGGAGCGGGTGTCGCTGCGCGGCACGGAGGCGGAAGCCCTGGCCCCGGAGGTCGAGCCGGAGGGAGACGGGGTGCTCGCGCCGCTGTTGGGCCGGGCGGCGAAGCTGGGATTGTCGGTGCGGCCGTTGTCCTTCGTGTCGACGGAGCCCGCGCAGGACATCTGCCGCACGGCGCAGGCGAAGCGCGCGGACCTGGTGCTGCTGGGCTGGCACAAGCCGCTGTTCAGCCAGACGGTGCTGGGCGGCACGGTGCACGAGGTGATGAGCGCCGCGTCCGGCACCGTGGCGGTGCTGGTGGACCGGGGCCTGGCGGACGTGAAGCGCGTGCTGGTGCCCTTCATCGGCAGCCGGCATGACCGGGCGGCGCTGAAGCTGGCGCGCCGGTTGATGAAGCACGCGGGCGCGGAAATCACCGTGCTGCACGTGACGTCGCGCGAGGGCAACAACGCGCGGGCGCAGGTGGAGGAGCTGTTCCCCTCCGCGGAGGGGCCGGGCGTGCGGCTGAAGGTCGTGCGCAGTGAGACGCCCGAGGACGCCGCGCTCGAGGAGGTCCGTCAGGGCGGCTATGACCTGGTGGTGGTGGGCATGGGCGTGCAGTGGGGCCTGGAGGACCGTCTGTTCGGCCTGCATCGCGAGCGCATCGTCCGCGACGCGCCGGGCTCGCTGCTGGTGGTGCATGAGCCCGAGCCCGTGGTGGAGGCCGTGTCCGCGACCGAGGCCGAGCCGGTGGCTCCGGCGGTGGCGACGAGGAGCTGA
- a CDS encoding response regulator: MTGPLLVVDDDADLREALEEVLRDAGYEVVGASNGKHALDVLGASRELPGLVLLDMMMPVMDGAGFARAMRQVPAWRDIPLLVFSASANARQVAEEIGACGHLRKPVDVDTLLDAIRKHQAE; encoded by the coding sequence GTGACTGGGCCGCTGCTGGTGGTGGACGACGACGCGGACCTGCGCGAGGCCCTGGAGGAAGTGCTGCGCGACGCGGGCTATGAAGTCGTGGGAGCGAGCAATGGCAAGCACGCGCTCGATGTGCTGGGGGCGTCGCGCGAGCTGCCGGGGTTGGTGCTGTTGGACATGATGATGCCGGTGATGGACGGCGCGGGCTTCGCGCGCGCCATGCGCCAGGTGCCCGCGTGGCGTGACATCCCCTTGCTCGTCTTCTCCGCGTCCGCCAACGCGCGGCAGGTGGCCGAGGAGATTGGCGCGTGTGGACATCTGCGCAAACCCGTGGACGTGGACACGCTGCTGGACGCCATCCGCAAACACCAGGCGGAGTGA
- a CDS encoding alanine--glyoxylate aminotransferase family protein, whose amino-acid sequence MRDLLMIPGPVEFEQEVLQALGSPTLGHTDPAFIAIFGRALKRLREVCLAPSAQPFVVSGSGTLAMELAVANLVEPGDAALVVNTGYFSDRMAKILERHGARVTHVRAAPGDVPSVEEVKGHLERGGFKVMTITHVDTSTGVLAPVESLSRLAREFGAVSVVDGVCATAGEVFHQDAWGADVYLTASQKAVGVPPGLALLTVGPRAMELWRNRRAPVASVYCDFAEWLPIMEAYEAGKPAYFATPPVNLVHALDVSLGLILAEGLEARFARHQRLARSFRSAWAALGLRMVPVSEAVTANMLSAVYYPEGVDASLVGRVKQEGVVVAGGLHPDLKARYFRVGHMNRVSPSDVLATVGAVERALLASGHRFEPGAGLSAAESSLTSR is encoded by the coding sequence GTGAGAGACCTGCTGATGATTCCGGGGCCCGTGGAGTTCGAGCAGGAGGTGCTTCAAGCGCTGGGGTCTCCCACTCTCGGGCACACGGACCCCGCCTTCATCGCCATCTTCGGACGGGCGCTCAAGCGCCTGCGCGAGGTGTGCCTCGCCCCCAGCGCGCAGCCCTTCGTCGTCTCCGGCTCCGGCACGCTGGCCATGGAGCTGGCCGTCGCCAACCTCGTCGAGCCCGGTGACGCGGCCCTCGTGGTGAATACGGGCTACTTCAGTGACCGGATGGCGAAAATCCTCGAGCGCCACGGCGCCAGGGTGACGCACGTGCGCGCCGCGCCGGGGGACGTGCCCTCCGTCGAAGAGGTGAAGGGCCACCTGGAGCGCGGCGGCTTCAAGGTGATGACCATCACCCACGTAGACACGTCCACCGGGGTGCTCGCGCCCGTGGAGTCCTTGTCCCGCCTGGCGCGCGAGTTCGGCGCCGTGTCGGTGGTGGACGGCGTGTGCGCCACCGCGGGCGAGGTGTTCCACCAGGACGCGTGGGGCGCGGACGTGTACCTGACGGCCAGCCAGAAGGCGGTGGGGGTGCCGCCGGGATTGGCGCTGCTCACCGTGGGGCCTCGGGCGATGGAGCTGTGGCGCAACCGGCGCGCGCCCGTGGCCAGCGTCTACTGCGACTTCGCGGAGTGGCTCCCCATCATGGAGGCCTATGAGGCGGGCAAGCCCGCGTACTTCGCCACGCCTCCCGTCAACCTGGTCCACGCGCTGGACGTGAGCCTGGGGCTGATTCTCGCGGAGGGGCTGGAGGCCCGCTTCGCCCGCCATCAGCGCCTGGCGCGCTCCTTCCGCTCCGCCTGGGCCGCGTTGGGGCTGCGCATGGTGCCGGTGTCCGAGGCCGTGACGGCGAACATGCTGAGCGCCGTCTACTACCCGGAGGGCGTGGACGCGTCGCTGGTGGGGCGCGTGAAGCAGGAGGGCGTGGTGGTGGCCGGCGGACTCCACCCGGACCTCAAGGCGCGCTACTTCCGCGTGGGCCACATGAACCGGGTGAGCCCCTCGGATGTGCTGGCCACCGTGGGGGCCGTGGAGCGGGCCCTGCTCGCCTCCGGCCACCGCTTTGAACCCGGTGCGGGGCTCTCCGCCGCCGAGTCCTCCCTCACCTCCCGCTGA
- a CDS encoding TIGR02265 family protein codes for MYVGTEVSGGGAAWELEQRRLAATEDDQARGMFFQGALHVIACLGGEGAVARCKGVAGVWEINPFHLYPVSRYLRMVSTAARLLGPGSRGFDEVLLRMGEQASVDFLSSLFGRELLAETTGSPRLLVDAMADSYRMAVSYGERYPLWTGERSARFVMRRDFMPAVYHVGVLRGALEAVGARDVKVRGRQVALLESEYELSWR; via the coding sequence ATGTACGTGGGCACGGAAGTCAGCGGCGGTGGCGCGGCGTGGGAGTTGGAGCAGCGGCGCCTGGCGGCGACGGAGGATGACCAGGCGCGGGGCATGTTCTTCCAGGGGGCGCTGCACGTCATCGCGTGCCTGGGAGGAGAAGGCGCGGTGGCGCGGTGCAAGGGTGTGGCGGGGGTGTGGGAAATCAATCCCTTCCACCTGTACCCGGTGTCTCGCTACCTGCGGATGGTGTCCACGGCGGCGCGGTTGTTGGGCCCGGGCTCCCGGGGCTTCGACGAGGTGCTGCTGCGCATGGGCGAGCAGGCGTCGGTGGACTTCCTGTCATCGCTGTTCGGCCGCGAGCTCTTGGCGGAGACCACGGGCAGTCCCCGGCTGCTGGTGGATGCGATGGCGGACTCGTACCGCATGGCGGTGAGCTACGGGGAGCGCTACCCGCTGTGGACGGGGGAGCGCAGCGCGCGCTTCGTGATGCGGCGCGACTTCATGCCGGCCGTGTACCACGTGGGGGTGTTGCGCGGGGCGCTGGAGGCGGTGGGGGCTCGGGACGTGAAGGTGCGGGGGCGGCAGGTGGCGTTGTTGGAGAGCGAGTACGAGCTGTCCTGGCGGTAG
- a CDS encoding ferritin-like domain-containing protein translates to MPPSPPSDVPLERRRLLRGLAALATLSTLAGCKKLDEGAQVYGNPIDRAREASALNTLLSVEYEFVDGYQQAILLLTAGRDDTSLPSQQRDLASLALAIAQAFLEDHEAHADLLVAMVTNLGAVPLRVDQAPFIPPPMFKPTIGNTLKLAANEERRGTIAYNRVLKGLNTPSTRFALASIEGVQAQHFMVLKALIDALVDTTSTFDARQAVPAPFISSTVSLGGGNGLQDVPDLAVNNPG, encoded by the coding sequence ATGCCCCCCTCGCCTCCGTCCGACGTCCCGCTCGAGCGCCGCCGGCTCCTGCGGGGACTCGCCGCCCTGGCCACCCTCTCCACGCTCGCGGGCTGCAAGAAGCTCGACGAGGGCGCCCAGGTCTACGGCAACCCCATCGACCGGGCCCGGGAGGCCAGCGCGCTCAACACGCTGCTCTCCGTCGAGTACGAGTTCGTCGACGGCTACCAACAAGCCATCCTCCTGCTCACCGCCGGACGCGATGACACCTCGCTCCCCTCGCAGCAGCGGGACCTGGCGTCGCTCGCGCTCGCCATCGCCCAGGCGTTCCTGGAGGACCATGAAGCCCACGCGGACCTGCTCGTCGCGATGGTGACGAACCTGGGCGCCGTCCCCCTGCGCGTGGACCAGGCGCCCTTCATCCCGCCCCCCATGTTCAAGCCCACCATCGGCAACACCCTCAAGCTGGCCGCCAACGAGGAGCGCCGAGGCACCATCGCCTACAACCGCGTGCTCAAGGGACTCAACACGCCCAGCACCCGCTTCGCCCTCGCCTCCATCGAAGGCGTCCAGGCGCAGCACTTCATGGTGCTCAAGGCCCTCATCGACGCGCTGGTGGACACGACCTCCACCTTCGACGCGCGGCAGGCCGTGCCCGCGCCCTTCATCTCCTCCACCGTGAGCCTGGGCGGCGGCAACGGGCTCCAGGACGTGCCCGACCTCGCCGTGAACAACCCGGGCTGA
- a CDS encoding M20/M25/M40 family metallo-hydrolase: MTALSLREDRFLDVLRRLIALTPKLQNNPSAGLVPEERLAAQVVLDTLAPHIASGFIHAESLASPGNESRPSLVLTVKGTGEGALGFVGAHFDVVPADRQAEGWEHDPFKLWEGPDGLLYGRGVTDCLGHVAVATDLLAQLAETGQRPRRTLKVVLIANEESTDLPGLGLGYVAEQGRLKDLAGQPVYWLDSANFGPTLGTAGISQWELKVTGVGGHSGMPQNCVNALELAMAASLELARWFHARYPPSDDEKRWGFLASSSLKATVVEAANTKETKIPADVTLRGDIRLTPFHDLAEVRRATEDFVRELDARLERGDVPAGFPRVRTADGKRGTLSFRFPASGTEGIACRLDSQGLQALKDAMKAVRGVDAQPFSLTGSLPLVRDLQRQGCDVQITGFGEMKYYHAPNEQAHLADFRQGFSILRELLERL, encoded by the coding sequence ATGACCGCGCTCTCCCTGCGTGAAGACCGTTTCCTGGATGTCCTCCGGCGTCTCATCGCCCTGACGCCCAAGCTGCAGAACAACCCCTCCGCGGGGCTGGTGCCCGAGGAGCGGCTCGCCGCCCAGGTGGTGCTGGACACGTTGGCGCCGCACATCGCCAGCGGCTTCATCCACGCGGAGTCCCTGGCCTCGCCCGGCAACGAGTCCCGCCCCAGCCTGGTGCTCACCGTGAAGGGCACGGGCGAGGGCGCGCTGGGCTTCGTGGGCGCGCACTTCGACGTGGTCCCCGCCGACCGGCAGGCGGAGGGCTGGGAGCACGACCCCTTCAAGCTGTGGGAAGGCCCGGACGGGCTGCTCTACGGCCGCGGCGTCACCGACTGCCTGGGTCATGTCGCGGTGGCGACGGACCTGCTGGCGCAGCTGGCGGAGACGGGCCAGCGTCCGCGCCGCACGCTGAAGGTGGTGCTCATCGCCAACGAGGAGTCCACGGACCTGCCGGGCCTGGGCCTGGGCTACGTCGCGGAGCAGGGGCGGCTCAAGGACCTGGCCGGGCAGCCGGTGTACTGGCTGGACAGCGCCAACTTCGGGCCCACGCTGGGCACCGCCGGCATCAGCCAGTGGGAGCTGAAGGTCACCGGCGTGGGAGGGCACTCGGGCATGCCGCAGAACTGCGTCAACGCGCTGGAGCTGGCCATGGCCGCGTCGCTGGAGCTGGCCCGCTGGTTCCACGCGCGCTACCCGCCTTCCGACGACGAGAAGCGCTGGGGCTTCCTGGCGTCCTCCAGCCTCAAGGCCACCGTGGTGGAGGCCGCGAACACGAAGGAGACGAAGATTCCCGCGGACGTCACGCTGCGCGGCGACATCCGCCTGACGCCCTTCCATGACCTGGCCGAGGTGCGGCGGGCCACGGAGGACTTCGTGCGGGAGCTGGACGCGCGGCTGGAGCGCGGCGACGTGCCCGCGGGGTTCCCTCGCGTCCGCACGGCCGACGGCAAGCGCGGCACGCTGTCGTTCCGCTTCCCGGCCTCGGGCACGGAGGGCATCGCCTGTCGTCTGGACTCCCAGGGGCTCCAGGCGCTGAAGGACGCGATGAAGGCCGTGCGCGGCGTGGACGCGCAGCCCTTCTCGCTCACCGGCTCGCTGCCGCTGGTGAGGGACCTGCAACGTCAGGGCTGCGACGTTCAAATCACCGGCTTCGGCGAGATGAAGTACTACCACGCGCCCAACGAGCAGGCCCATCTGGCGGATTTCCGTCAGGGGTTCTCCATCCTGCGCGAGCTGCTCGAGAGGCTGTGA
- a CDS encoding ferritin-like domain-containing protein gives MTDALSRRAALRTAAGLGLTAGLLTRGSPAHARFAPTDVDALKALLIVERNAIKTYQAGIAVLAAAPSTDPLLRFRGIIQAIAQHFMAQHSDHAAKLALFITRQGGADDVGDGTAQIPADFVPGIQNVIDLATNAEKAAAIAYTDTQKTLNATDNAELAAAIGAVESQHFVVLNLAARGFVTPAASTVNQPADALASVAARFVPTSFAITIDGSPGLDDETLLPPYDVTK, from the coding sequence ATGACCGACGCACTCTCCCGCCGGGCCGCGCTGCGGACCGCCGCGGGCCTGGGGCTGACGGCGGGCCTGCTCACACGCGGCTCACCGGCTCACGCCCGGTTCGCGCCCACCGACGTGGACGCGCTCAAGGCGCTGCTCATCGTCGAACGCAACGCCATCAAGACCTACCAGGCGGGCATCGCCGTGCTCGCCGCCGCCCCCAGCACCGACCCGCTCCTGCGCTTCCGGGGCATCATCCAGGCCATTGCCCAGCACTTCATGGCGCAGCACTCGGACCACGCCGCGAAGCTGGCGCTGTTCATCACCCGGCAGGGCGGCGCCGACGACGTGGGCGACGGCACCGCGCAAATCCCCGCCGACTTCGTGCCCGGCATCCAGAACGTCATCGACCTGGCCACCAACGCGGAGAAGGCGGCCGCCATCGCCTACACGGACACGCAGAAGACCCTCAACGCGACGGACAACGCGGAGCTCGCCGCCGCCATCGGCGCGGTGGAGTCCCAACACTTCGTCGTCCTCAACCTGGCCGCCCGCGGCTTCGTCACCCCCGCCGCGTCCACCGTGAACCAACCCGCGGACGCGCTTGCGTCCGTGGCCGCCCGGTTCGTGCCCACCAGCTTCGCCATCACCATCGATGGCTCGCCCGGGCTCGACGACGAAACCCTCCTACCCCCCTACGACGTGACGAAGTGA
- a CDS encoding GNAT family N-acetyltransferase, protein MTDAELNDRLRTNVIAFKHLQRERGLLHHWSAPGLDAFCLPEHPTESHFQQAYFASPQALAQGLPAMEAYFRGQGIPAWSVNVMPGDDEGGRILGAAGYRPESRIPAMGLALADVPDDPPTFPLVETPLQDEMVELNTRVWGKWEDILTVWQRPPALPVRTLVAREAGVALACGFTLDVGDTAGVYMVVTAPEARGRGLASEVMRGLLAGARERGLQASVLQATEQGRSVYRKLGYRELGDWVGWLQRAG, encoded by the coding sequence ATGACCGATGCCGAACTGAACGACCGCCTGCGCACCAACGTCATCGCCTTCAAACACCTGCAGCGCGAGCGCGGCCTGCTCCACCACTGGAGCGCCCCCGGCCTGGACGCCTTCTGCCTCCCCGAGCACCCCACGGAGTCCCACTTCCAGCAGGCCTACTTCGCCTCTCCCCAGGCGCTCGCCCAGGGGCTGCCGGCGATGGAGGCGTACTTCCGGGGCCAGGGCATCCCCGCATGGAGCGTGAACGTCATGCCCGGGGACGACGAGGGCGGCCGCATCCTGGGCGCCGCCGGCTACCGCCCCGAAAGCCGGATACCGGCCATGGGCCTCGCCCTGGCGGACGTCCCGGACGACCCGCCCACCTTCCCCCTGGTGGAGACGCCCCTCCAGGACGAGATGGTGGAGCTCAACACCCGCGTCTGGGGGAAGTGGGAGGACATCCTCACCGTCTGGCAGCGGCCGCCCGCCCTGCCCGTGCGCACGCTGGTGGCGCGCGAGGCGGGCGTGGCCCTGGCGTGCGGCTTCACCCTGGACGTGGGCGACACCGCGGGGGTGTACATGGTCGTCACCGCGCCCGAGGCCCGGGGCCGCGGACTGGCGTCGGAGGTGATGCGGGGGCTGCTCGCGGGCGCCCGCGAGCGCGGCCTCCAGGCCTCCGTGCTCCAGGCCACCGAGCAGGGCCGGAGCGTGTACCGCAAGCTGGGCTACCGGGAGCTGGGCGACTGGGTGGGTTGGCTCCAGCGCGCGGGGTAG
- a CDS encoding zinc metalloprotease → MSSVVRRSGRFAVVVGALVALSGCANNAPESGDAKPPAGEEQPTQQVLEARGCRVNPTHEEMADMERRYAQERVLSASARPNGSVTIPVYFHVINKGTGVANGDLTTAMITNQMNVLNAAYANTPFKFTLTATTRTTNATWFTGIGNATTERAVKTALRKGGKNALNLYSAAPSGGLLGWATFPSSYTSDPIMDGVVILHSSVPGGSSAPYNLGDTGTHEVGHWLGLYHTFQGGCANPGDSVSDTPAEASAAFGCPTGRNTCSAAGNDPITNFMDYTDDSCMNSFTAGQVARMDSQALTYR, encoded by the coding sequence ATGTCCAGTGTCGTGCGTCGCAGCGGTCGTTTCGCCGTGGTCGTCGGTGCCCTGGTTGCGCTGTCCGGCTGTGCAAACAACGCCCCGGAGTCGGGTGACGCGAAGCCTCCCGCGGGCGAGGAGCAGCCCACGCAGCAGGTTCTCGAGGCCCGGGGTTGCCGCGTGAATCCGACCCACGAGGAGATGGCGGACATGGAGCGCCGCTATGCGCAGGAGCGCGTGCTGTCCGCGTCCGCGCGTCCCAATGGCTCGGTGACCATCCCCGTCTACTTCCATGTCATCAACAAGGGCACGGGCGTGGCGAACGGTGACCTCACCACGGCCATGATCACCAACCAGATGAACGTGCTGAACGCGGCGTACGCGAACACCCCGTTCAAGTTCACGCTGACGGCGACGACGCGCACGACGAACGCCACCTGGTTCACGGGCATCGGCAACGCGACGACGGAGCGCGCGGTGAAGACGGCGCTGCGCAAGGGCGGCAAGAACGCGCTGAACCTCTACTCCGCGGCCCCGAGCGGCGGCCTCTTGGGCTGGGCGACGTTCCCCTCCAGCTACACCAGCGACCCCATCATGGACGGCGTCGTGATTCTGCACTCCAGCGTGCCGGGCGGCAGCTCCGCTCCGTACAACCTGGGCGACACGGGCACGCACGAGGTCGGCCACTGGCTGGGCCTGTACCACACGTTCCAGGGCGGCTGCGCCAACCCGGGTGACTCCGTCAGCGACACGCCGGCCGAGGCCTCCGCCGCCTTCGGCTGCCCGACGGGCCGCAACACCTGCTCCGCCGCTGGCAACGACCCCATCACCAACTTCATGGACTACACCGACGACTCCTGCATGAACTCGTTCACGGCCGGCCAGGTGGCCCGCATGGATTCGCAGGCGCTGACCTACCGCTGA
- a CDS encoding helix-turn-helix domain-containing protein, with protein sequence MHLGATLRLLRVDAGLSLRDLARRIGVSSAYLSRVENGVDAPPTVERLTAIARELDVPPALLMDVANRVSPYVAEYLEDVPGSGTLFLELARRRLTGAQLARVREFLDAEFPVRGGHGDGPVPALAPLVAPERVVLQVSCGGWEDLLDVVAGRLAAALPGVDTARLVEGLSQLDDLSSCSVGGGVAVPHVFLPGVPSVVALVTLAKGLKVDTPDGRPLRLVVAAVDGERGRARLIRMAHVARLAARGLAERLDEARQPSQVLAALEELEALR encoded by the coding sequence ATGCACCTGGGGGCCACACTGCGGCTGTTGCGGGTGGACGCGGGGCTGTCCCTGCGGGACCTGGCCCGCCGCATCGGCGTGTCGAGCGCGTACTTGAGCCGGGTGGAGAACGGCGTGGACGCGCCGCCCACGGTGGAGCGGCTGACGGCCATCGCGCGCGAGCTGGACGTGCCGCCCGCGCTGCTGATGGACGTGGCGAACCGGGTGAGCCCCTATGTCGCCGAGTACCTGGAGGACGTGCCGGGCTCCGGCACGCTCTTCCTGGAGCTGGCGCGCCGGCGGCTGACGGGCGCGCAGCTCGCCCGGGTGCGCGAGTTCCTGGACGCGGAGTTCCCGGTGCGCGGCGGCCACGGGGACGGGCCGGTGCCGGCGCTCGCGCCGCTGGTGGCCCCCGAGCGCGTGGTGCTCCAGGTCTCCTGTGGCGGCTGGGAGGACTTGCTGGACGTGGTGGCGGGCCGGCTGGCGGCGGCCCTGCCGGGCGTGGACACGGCGCGGCTGGTGGAGGGCTTGAGCCAGTTGGATGACCTGTCCTCGTGCTCGGTGGGGGGCGGGGTGGCGGTCCCTCACGTCTTCTTGCCCGGAGTGCCGTCGGTGGTGGCGTTGGTGACGTTGGCCAAGGGGTTGAAGGTGGACACGCCGGACGGCCGGCCGCTGCGGCTGGTGGTGGCGGCGGTGGACGGAGAGCGCGGCCGCGCGCGCCTCATCCGCATGGCCCACGTGGCCCGGCTGGCGGCGCGAGGGCTGGCGGAGCGCCTGGACGAGGCCCGGCAGCCCTCCCAGGTGCTGGCGGCGCTGGAGGAACTGGAGGCGCTCCGCTGA